In a genomic window of Candidatus Bathyarchaeota archaeon:
- a CDS encoding class I SAM-dependent methyltransferase, protein MGYPTKRIRFGDCTFDVFEAVYEPAEDSFLFAENLNVPIGATVLDLGTGCGILAVSSAKIASRVIAVDLNPYAIRCAQLNAKRNGLRHKMDFIQADLFTALNPDAAFDLVLFNAPYLPSEAGEEASWIGRAWAGGVDGRQVVDRFISEVPKHLKEAGRVLLMQSTLTGVEATISKFKIAGLHAEVNATQQLPFFETLTLIEAKYG, encoded by the coding sequence ATGGGCTACCCAACTAAACGCATCCGCTTCGGCGACTGCACTTTTGATGTTTTTGAGGCTGTGTATGAGCCTGCTGAGGACTCTTTTCTGTTTGCAGAAAACCTAAACGTACCCATTGGGGCAACAGTGTTAGATTTAGGTACCGGTTGTGGTATCCTTGCGGTATCCTCAGCAAAGATAGCTAGCCGCGTTATTGCAGTGGACCTAAACCCCTACGCCATCCGCTGTGCACAACTAAACGCTAAACGTAACGGCCTTCGTCATAAAATGGATTTTATCCAAGCTGACCTCTTCACCGCCTTAAACCCTGATGCTGCCTTTGATTTGGTGCTGTTTAATGCGCCGTATTTGCCCTCTGAAGCCGGAGAAGAGGCGTCATGGATTGGGCGTGCTTGGGCAGGCGGCGTGGATGGTCGCCAAGTGGTAGACCGCTTCATCTCCGAGGTACCCAAACATCTAAAGGAGGCTGGTAGGGTGCTGTTGATGCAATCCACCTTAACAGGTGTTGAGGCGACCATTAGCAAATTCAAAATTGCAGGGTTACATGCTGAGGTGAATGCGACGCAGCAGTTGCCATTCTTTGAAACTCTCACGCTCATAGAAGCAAAATATGGTTAA
- the rsmA gene encoding 16S rRNA (adenine(1518)-N(6)/adenine(1519)-N(6))-dimethyltransferase RsmA: MSLEQIQQLLRSNHIAPNKVLGQNFMIEPAFYPKLAAYAEVGDSDVVLDAGAGFGFLTRFLADKCRSVIAVEKDPQVADALRHQLRGLSNLVVIEGDVLKADLPSFNKVVAIPPYYLSSHLVLWLLAQKIDCATMIVQKEFAQRLIAEVGSEDYSWLTVVTYQCAAAALLDSVPKNMFYPEPEVDSVILRLKPWCSPPFIVKDHALFVQLTKWLFTQRNKKIAKALAPFLRSHYKLSKPDAEKLAQTLPNPERRVRELSPKDFGDLTNGLPN, from the coding sequence ATGAGCCTTGAGCAAATCCAGCAGCTACTCCGAAGCAATCACATCGCACCCAACAAGGTGCTAGGCCAAAACTTCATGATTGAACCCGCATTTTACCCCAAACTTGCTGCCTATGCTGAAGTAGGTGACTCCGATGTTGTATTGGATGCAGGTGCAGGCTTTGGCTTTCTCACCCGCTTTTTAGCAGACAAATGCCGCTCAGTGATAGCCGTGGAAAAAGACCCCCAAGTTGCAGACGCTTTGCGCCATCAACTGCGTGGCTTGAGCAATTTGGTTGTGATTGAAGGCGACGTTTTAAAAGCTGATTTGCCTTCTTTTAACAAAGTGGTCGCGATTCCGCCCTACTATTTGTCCTCTCATCTGGTCCTGTGGCTTTTGGCGCAAAAAATCGATTGCGCAACCATGATTGTGCAAAAAGAGTTTGCTCAGCGTTTAATCGCAGAAGTCGGAAGCGAAGACTATAGTTGGTTAACAGTTGTCACATATCAGTGTGCGGCAGCTGCGCTCTTGGATTCGGTGCCTAAAAACATGTTTTACCCTGAACCCGAAGTAGACTCAGTTATTCTGCGACTCAAACCTTGGTGTTCGCCGCCTTTTATTGTTAAAGATCACGCATTATTTGTGCAACTAACAAAGTGGCTCTTTACCCAACGCAACAAAAAAATAGCCAAAGCCCTCGCACCCTTCTTGCGCAGCCACTACAAACTAAGCAAACCTGACGCAGAAAAACTTGCGCAAACCCTCCCCAACCCAGAGCGGCGAGTCCGCGAGCTTTCTCCCAAAGACTTCGGAGACCTAACCAATGGGCTACCCAACTAA
- a CDS encoding DUF655 domain-containing protein, with translation MEKRYEEYAYVIDFLPHGKPGFRPTGRAGYRAGALIQCVGEEFFTVLEALVKEGLMLKPGDRVYVGKDSREEVTYIIGRIGFEELTAAAKAELSTVVNKIVANREKWFVHFFNTAQAITPRMHALELVPGIGKKYMWQVINERQRKPFESFEDLQKRTELPNPTKLITKRVMEELEGDSKYRLFTRAQ, from the coding sequence ATGGAAAAGCGGTACGAAGAGTATGCTTACGTAATAGACTTCTTGCCCCACGGTAAACCAGGATTTCGTCCTACGGGACGCGCGGGATACCGAGCGGGAGCTTTGATTCAGTGTGTCGGTGAAGAATTTTTCACCGTTTTAGAGGCTTTAGTTAAGGAAGGCTTAATGCTTAAACCCGGCGACCGCGTCTATGTGGGCAAAGACAGCCGCGAAGAAGTCACCTACATAATCGGCCGCATCGGCTTTGAGGAATTGACTGCCGCCGCAAAAGCAGAGTTGTCTACTGTAGTTAACAAAATAGTTGCTAACCGCGAGAAATGGTTTGTTCACTTCTTCAACACCGCCCAAGCCATCACGCCCCGCATGCACGCGCTTGAGTTGGTGCCTGGCATTGGCAAAAAATACATGTGGCAAGTAATCAATGAACGCCAACGCAAACCTTTCGAAAGCTTCGAAGACCTCCAAAAACGCACCGAACTCCCCAACCCCACTAAACTCATCACCAAACGTGTGATGGAAGAGTTGGAAGGGGACAGCAAGTACAGGCTGTTCACGCGGGCACAGTAA
- a CDS encoding RNA polymerase Rpb4 translates to MSEHEISEHRLTLPEVKKVLESIGEENLDQFQRRTLDYVNKFSKTEADKAEELLQRLIKEYEIDEAEAVQIINCMPETVDELRVFLAGGRKIIETQKLNTIVELLNENRTLK, encoded by the coding sequence ATGAGTGAGCATGAAATTAGCGAGCACCGCTTAACCCTCCCAGAAGTCAAAAAGGTACTGGAAAGCATCGGCGAAGAAAACCTCGACCAATTCCAACGTCGTACACTAGACTACGTCAATAAATTCTCTAAAACAGAAGCTGATAAAGCTGAAGAGCTTCTTCAACGGCTAATCAAAGAATACGAAATCGACGAAGCCGAAGCCGTACAGATTATCAATTGCATGCCCGAAACCGTGGATGAGTTAAGAGTCTTCTTGGCTGGTGGTCGCAAAATTATCGAAACACAAAAACTCAACACCATTGTTGAGCTTTTGAATGAAAATCGAACGCTCAAGTAG
- a CDS encoding 50S ribosomal protein L21e, translating to MRGSKGYYSGTRSLLRKTTRAKGKPHIGKLLQEYAPGSQVIIKMDSSVQKSMPHKRFHGKIGTVQEKRGRAYVVSVPQGESVKAITVRSDHLEPYTGS from the coding sequence ATGAGAGGTTCAAAAGGCTATTACTCGGGTACTCGCAGTTTACTGCGTAAAACCACTCGTGCAAAAGGCAAGCCCCACATTGGAAAGCTACTTCAAGAATACGCTCCCGGTTCACAGGTAATTATCAAGATGGATTCCAGCGTACAGAAAAGCATGCCTCATAAACGGTTCCACGGCAAAATCGGTACCGTCCAAGAGAAACGTGGACGCGCCTATGTTGTTAGTGTTCCTCAAGGCGAAAGCGTAAAAGCAATAACCGTCCGCTCTGATCATCTTGAGCCTTACACGGGTAGCTGA
- a CDS encoding tRNA pseudouridine(54/55) synthase Pus10 translates to MDVLEKAFEVLSKYPLCDHCLGRQFALLGYSMENNIRGQALKVALTLQANDAVNEKNLDGIDRLKVLASNGFSHQAQETLGHLKKRPPKTDSEQKCYLCEGKFTLVEGLIEKALQALDGYEFSTFLVGIELPLPVEEREDEFKAANSITYGENLRHEFGRVLGKALALRTEKEAEYLTPEMVVVFNPFLEQVRIQPNPLFISGRYRKLARDIPQSKWFCRNCHGKGCPKCGGTGKMYPESVEELSATQMLEAAGGEAEFFHASGREDVDARMLGSGRPFVVEISKPKRRNIDLAQIQVAVNSAAAGKVEISDLAFTTKDVVRHLKKGENAQKEYALLAEFEHELSDSDLRLIEENFSEVTIKQQTPQRVLHRRADLVRERYIYKVKVKKVSLKRALLEIRCQGGLYVKELVSGDEGRTVPNVSDLLGNPAKTLKLDVLNVIME, encoded by the coding sequence ATGGATGTACTGGAGAAAGCTTTTGAAGTTCTTAGTAAATACCCGCTTTGCGACCACTGTTTAGGTAGGCAGTTTGCGCTTTTAGGCTACAGCATGGAAAACAACATCCGCGGGCAAGCCCTAAAAGTGGCTTTAACCCTGCAAGCCAACGACGCTGTCAACGAGAAAAACCTCGACGGCATCGATCGACTCAAAGTTTTAGCCTCCAATGGTTTTTCACATCAAGCACAAGAAACATTAGGGCACCTAAAGAAGCGTCCCCCCAAAACCGACTCTGAACAGAAATGTTACCTGTGCGAAGGCAAATTCACCCTTGTTGAGGGCTTAATCGAGAAAGCCTTGCAAGCGCTGGATGGTTATGAGTTTTCCACTTTTTTGGTAGGCATAGAGTTACCTCTGCCCGTGGAGGAGCGTGAGGACGAGTTTAAAGCCGCCAACAGCATCACCTATGGCGAAAACCTACGGCACGAATTCGGTCGCGTACTAGGCAAAGCCCTCGCACTTCGCACAGAAAAAGAAGCAGAGTATCTTACGCCTGAAATGGTCGTGGTGTTTAACCCTTTTCTCGAGCAGGTACGCATTCAGCCTAACCCCTTGTTTATCTCTGGCAGATACCGAAAACTCGCTCGTGATATTCCTCAGTCAAAATGGTTCTGCCGCAACTGCCACGGCAAAGGCTGCCCCAAATGTGGCGGAACAGGCAAAATGTATCCCGAATCTGTCGAGGAACTATCAGCAACACAAATGCTTGAAGCCGCCGGTGGCGAAGCTGAATTCTTTCATGCTTCAGGACGCGAAGACGTTGACGCCCGCATGTTAGGGTCTGGGCGGCCGTTTGTGGTTGAGATTTCTAAGCCTAAGCGGCGCAACATTGATTTGGCGCAGATTCAAGTTGCCGTTAACAGTGCCGCTGCAGGTAAGGTTGAAATTTCTGATTTAGCGTTCACAACCAAAGATGTCGTGCGTCACCTCAAGAAGGGCGAAAATGCCCAAAAGGAATATGCGTTATTGGCTGAATTTGAGCATGAACTCTCGGATTCTGATCTGCGCTTAATTGAAGAAAACTTTTCTGAAGTTACAATAAAACAGCAGACTCCGCAGCGCGTTTTGCATCGAAGGGCCGATCTTGTTCGAGAAAGGTACATATATAAGGTTAAAGTTAAGAAGGTGTCGCTTAAGAGAGCTCTCCTGGAAATTCGTTGCCAAGGTGGGCTCTACGTGAAAGAATTGGTGTCTGGAGATGAAGGACGTACAGTACCTAACGTGTCGGATTTGCTTGGAAACCCAGCGAAGACGCTTAAGCTTGACGTTCTCAACGTGATAATGGAATAA
- a CDS encoding signal recognition particle protein Srp54 — MALDKLSSSLTDAIKKLFKAGVVDEAAVKELVRDIQRALLQADVNVQLVLEISKRIEERALKEKVPPGISRREHVIKVVYEELTRFVGDQPVPLRVEPGKKKTIMLVGIQGSGKTTHAAKLSRYFQKRGIKVGLIAADTYRPGAFAQLQQLATRINVPIYGQANAKDPVKVAKEGFKQFGDRDLIIVDTAGRHKEEKDLIKEMKDLEKNLHPDEVIMVIDGTIGQQALIQAKTFHEATPIGAIIVTKLDGSSRGGGALSAVAATGAPIKFIGTGEKIEDIEAFIPSRFVGRLLGMGDLETLLEKVHDAEIKVPQKKAKEIMSGNFTLTDMYEQFQAVKKMGPFGKVMKMIPGLSSANVPDEMLNTAEGRLDKWGVIIQSMTPAEKENPKLLNSSRARRIARGSGTTEKDVKELVKQYFMMRKMLKMFKRKKKLPFGLGGKGNMGMGMPGM, encoded by the coding sequence ATGGCACTTGACAAACTCAGTTCTTCATTAACCGATGCAATAAAGAAACTCTTCAAAGCCGGCGTAGTCGACGAAGCAGCAGTGAAGGAACTCGTACGCGACATCCAACGCGCCCTGCTCCAAGCCGACGTCAACGTGCAGCTTGTGCTCGAAATTTCTAAACGCATCGAAGAACGCGCCCTCAAAGAAAAAGTGCCCCCCGGAATCTCCAGACGTGAACACGTCATCAAAGTGGTTTATGAGGAATTAACGCGATTCGTCGGTGACCAACCCGTCCCGCTAAGAGTTGAGCCGGGCAAAAAGAAAACCATAATGCTAGTTGGAATTCAAGGCTCAGGCAAAACCACCCACGCAGCTAAACTTTCTCGATACTTTCAGAAACGTGGCATTAAAGTCGGTTTAATCGCGGCAGACACTTATCGTCCAGGAGCCTTCGCCCAACTTCAGCAGTTAGCCACAAGAATTAACGTCCCGATCTATGGACAAGCCAACGCTAAGGACCCTGTGAAGGTGGCAAAGGAAGGCTTCAAACAATTCGGCGACCGCGACCTCATCATTGTGGACACCGCGGGGCGTCATAAGGAAGAAAAAGACCTCATCAAAGAAATGAAAGACTTAGAAAAAAATCTTCACCCCGACGAAGTCATCATGGTAATTGACGGCACCATCGGTCAACAAGCCCTGATTCAAGCAAAAACGTTCCATGAAGCCACCCCCATCGGCGCCATCATCGTAACCAAACTCGACGGTTCCTCTCGAGGCGGCGGCGCCCTCTCCGCAGTTGCAGCTACTGGTGCGCCCATCAAATTCATTGGCACAGGCGAAAAAATCGAGGACATCGAGGCGTTTATTCCTTCCCGCTTCGTAGGCCGCCTGCTGGGTATGGGTGACCTTGAAACGCTCCTTGAGAAGGTTCATGACGCAGAAATCAAGGTGCCCCAGAAGAAAGCAAAGGAAATCATGAGTGGCAACTTTACCTTAACTGACATGTATGAGCAGTTCCAAGCCGTCAAGAAGATGGGTCCCTTTGGCAAAGTAATGAAGATGATTCCGGGGCTCTCATCGGCTAATGTGCCCGACGAAATGCTAAACACCGCAGAAGGGCGGCTAGATAAATGGGGCGTAATCATTCAGTCTATGACGCCTGCTGAAAAAGAAAACCCCAAACTGCTCAACTCCTCGCGTGCTCGACGCATCGCTCGCGGGTCTGGAACAACCGAAAAAGACGTTAAAGAACTCGTCAAGCAGTACTTTATGATGCGAAAGATGCTCAAGATGTTTAAGCGCAAAAAGAAGTTGCCCTTTGGTTTAGGCGGAAAGGGTAATATGGGCATGGGTATGCCTGGCATGTAG
- a CDS encoding translation initiation factor IF-5A — MSKPVDVGELRVGGYMMIEGEPCRIVDIAKSKPGKHGAAKARIVAIGIFDNQKRQFVKPVDAGAEVPIIDKRPGQVFAVSPTGVQIMDLETYEYLDAPFPEEEDLKAKLVAGVEIEYWKILGKIKIVRAK, encoded by the coding sequence ATGAGCAAACCAGTTGATGTCGGAGAATTACGCGTTGGCGGCTACATGATGATCGAAGGCGAACCTTGCCGAATCGTCGACATCGCAAAATCTAAACCTGGAAAACACGGTGCAGCCAAAGCAAGAATCGTAGCAATCGGCATCTTTGACAACCAGAAACGTCAATTTGTCAAACCCGTCGATGCTGGCGCAGAAGTTCCCATTATTGACAAACGACCCGGTCAAGTCTTCGCAGTGAGCCCAACCGGCGTCCAAATTATGGACCTTGAAACTTACGAGTATCTCGATGCTCCTTTCCCAGAGGAAGAAGACCTCAAAGCTAAGCTAGTTGCTGGCGTAGAAATCGAGTACTGGAAGATTCTTGGTAAAATCAAGATTGTACGAGCAAAGTAA
- a CDS encoding PQQ-binding-like beta-propeller repeat protein, whose product MKSLKIKSYHVLIVLFLILTMSASILAIPSSNAHVPPWKIPTYAYITATPSLVGVGQQVTLAYWLDKLPPTAAGNAGDRWQDFKVEITKPGGSVDVIGPVDSDSVGCGYTLYTPTEIGNYTLLFTFPGQVLSRTGATGITGSASDYENDTYLSSNATATFTVQADAISQPPNYPLPQEYWCRPIEGQNNGWYQVASNWLAGAHIVQKVQPVGTAPNTAHIMWTRPMRDGGVVGGTNTRENGTTYYDGTQYETQLQNPVAMYGRLYYTVPLGSASASGGYVCVDIRTGKTIWSSDTLGSTVTAPTFGQLYAYDSMNQHGVIPNGYLWTANFANAYDPLTGKLLFNMTSVPTGTEVYGPNGEILRYVLNVSGKWLAMWNNTAGHSLTGSTNATDFTSTSYNQWRPIGKNVNMSDAYSWNVSIPTLSSTTTVRQAIYDDVLLCSSGTFGGVNELNAGYTMYAISLKPESRGTLLWTKTYAAPEGNVTRSFRFIDTSNRVFIFWDKETISYSAYDLDNGNYLWTTSSENPWNIYAGGGGSIWTQTVAYGKLYSTGYSGVVYCYDTKTGEQLWNYSTATMAGLATPYGGYPLGICAVADGKIYFHTNEHSSNAPYWKGSPMICLNATTGEELWTIPFHGSSGYVPWGYVVADGYLVGLNLFDEQLYCFGKGPTATNINAPDTSIELGRSLVIKGSVTDIAAGTVQSEQASRFPNGVAAVSDDSMSTWMQYVYQQKPRPTNTTGVQVKLTAIDSNGNYRDLGTVTSDDDGFFTLNYTPDIPGLYTVTASFEGSDSYWPSHAVTSFAVDEASATPSPYPQVTFPPTETYILAASSAIIVAIAIGFAVTILVLRKRP is encoded by the coding sequence ATGAAATCACTAAAAATTAAAAGCTATCACGTATTAATTGTGTTGTTTCTTATTCTGACAATGTCTGCTTCAATTCTCGCTATACCAAGTTCCAATGCACATGTTCCGCCCTGGAAAATACCCACCTATGCATACATCACTGCAACCCCTAGCCTCGTTGGCGTTGGTCAACAGGTTACTTTGGCTTATTGGCTCGATAAACTTCCTCCCACAGCCGCTGGCAATGCTGGTGACAGATGGCAAGATTTCAAAGTAGAGATTACTAAACCCGGCGGTTCCGTAGACGTAATCGGTCCCGTTGACTCTGACTCCGTTGGCTGCGGCTATACGCTGTATACTCCAACAGAAATTGGCAATTACACACTTCTCTTTACCTTCCCCGGACAAGTGCTCTCCAGAACTGGCGCAACAGGGATAACTGGAAGCGCAAGTGATTATGAGAACGATACATATCTGTCCAGCAATGCAACAGCAACATTTACCGTACAAGCAGATGCAATATCGCAGCCGCCTAACTATCCGCTTCCTCAAGAATACTGGTGTCGACCTATAGAAGGACAGAACAACGGCTGGTATCAGGTTGCATCAAATTGGTTAGCTGGTGCGCATATAGTTCAGAAGGTCCAACCGGTCGGTACAGCACCAAATACGGCACACATTATGTGGACAAGACCCATGAGGGACGGCGGTGTTGTTGGAGGTACAAACACACGCGAAAATGGCACCACTTACTATGACGGAACACAATACGAGACGCAACTACAGAATCCCGTTGCAATGTACGGGAGACTTTACTATACAGTTCCCCTCGGTAGCGCTTCCGCAAGCGGTGGATACGTCTGTGTTGATATTCGAACTGGCAAAACAATATGGTCAAGCGATACTTTAGGTAGCACTGTTACTGCCCCCACATTCGGACAACTTTACGCATACGATTCCATGAACCAACATGGAGTGATCCCTAACGGATACCTCTGGACAGCAAACTTCGCTAATGCATACGATCCGTTGACAGGAAAATTACTGTTCAATATGACCAGCGTCCCTACAGGCACTGAAGTATACGGTCCCAACGGAGAAATCCTAAGATATGTACTAAACGTTTCAGGTAAATGGTTGGCTATGTGGAACAACACGGCAGGCCATAGTCTGACCGGTTCGACAAATGCCACTGACTTCACAAGCACAAGCTATAATCAATGGCGACCAATAGGCAAAAACGTTAATATGAGTGATGCTTACTCGTGGAACGTCTCAATACCCACTCTCTCGTCAACAACGACAGTTCGCCAAGCCATCTATGACGATGTATTACTATGTAGTTCAGGCACGTTCGGCGGAGTCAACGAACTCAACGCCGGCTACACCATGTATGCGATAAGCCTAAAACCGGAATCAAGAGGAACTTTGCTTTGGACAAAGACATATGCAGCGCCAGAAGGAAACGTCACAAGAAGTTTTCGATTCATCGATACTTCAAACAGGGTTTTCATATTCTGGGATAAAGAAACAATATCTTATTCAGCGTACGACTTAGATAATGGCAACTACTTGTGGACTACATCCTCAGAAAATCCATGGAATATCTATGCAGGCGGCGGTGGTTCTATCTGGACACAAACCGTTGCTTATGGGAAACTTTACTCAACTGGCTACTCAGGCGTAGTCTACTGCTACGACACTAAAACCGGCGAACAACTATGGAACTATAGTACCGCGACTATGGCAGGGCTTGCTACCCCCTACGGTGGCTATCCTCTCGGCATATGCGCTGTAGCTGATGGAAAAATCTATTTCCACACCAATGAGCATTCCTCAAACGCACCTTACTGGAAAGGGTCACCCATGATTTGCCTCAATGCCACCACAGGAGAAGAACTATGGACCATACCCTTCCATGGTTCATCAGGTTATGTGCCTTGGGGCTACGTTGTTGCAGACGGTTACCTTGTAGGTCTCAACCTCTTTGACGAACAATTATACTGCTTCGGTAAGGGTCCAACAGCCACCAACATAAATGCACCCGATACTTCAATTGAACTGGGAAGATCCCTTGTCATTAAAGGCTCCGTGACCGACATTGCTGCGGGTACAGTGCAATCTGAACAGGCTTCGCGTTTTCCAAACGGCGTGGCAGCAGTTTCTGACGATAGCATGAGCACTTGGATGCAATACGTTTACCAGCAAAAACCGAGACCAACAAACACAACTGGCGTGCAGGTAAAATTAACAGCTATAGACTCCAACGGCAATTACAGGGACCTAGGAACAGTAACAAGCGATGACGACGGATTCTTTACGCTAAACTATACTCCTGACATTCCAGGACTCTACACAGTCACGGCATCCTTTGAAGGAAGCGACTCGTATTGGCCATCACATGCTGTAACCTCTTTTGCGGTTGATGAAGCATCTGCAACTCCGTCACCATACCCCCAAGTGACCTTCCCGCCTACTGAAACATACATTTTAGCAGCCAGTTCAGCAATCATAGTTGCCATCGCAATTGGATTTGCGGTAACAATATTGGTGCTTCGTAAAAGACCATAA
- a CDS encoding NAD(+)/NADH kinase, whose protein sequence is MFKTVGLVSRYDKKAALALTEELTFYLQNKGIEVYIEESLSDKITAKATFVPLAKMKVDFIITIGGDGTILRTCINVPKPEPPILSINMGLRGFLTEVEPKDACTAVERVLGGEYKLEKCGKLAVSAGGQELPDALNDVVISTGEPAKILYTQICKNGKPILKCQADGLIVATQTGSTGYSLSAGGPVLDSDADAFLLTPICPLSVFHSLVFPTDSTITFEVIMPREVLILIDGNFRKIISADQPKLKITKSNNVTSFIRFETEFYDRLRNRLLFKGTE, encoded by the coding sequence GTGTTCAAAACGGTAGGTTTAGTGTCCCGTTACGACAAAAAAGCAGCTCTAGCACTCACCGAAGAATTAACCTTCTACCTCCAAAACAAAGGCATAGAGGTTTACATCGAAGAGTCCCTATCCGACAAAATCACCGCTAAAGCAACCTTCGTTCCGCTCGCCAAAATGAAGGTAGATTTCATCATAACCATTGGCGGCGACGGCACCATCCTCCGCACATGCATCAACGTGCCTAAACCTGAACCGCCCATCTTATCCATCAACATGGGCTTAAGAGGCTTCTTGACGGAAGTCGAACCCAAAGACGCCTGCACCGCTGTTGAACGCGTCCTTGGAGGCGAATACAAACTAGAAAAATGCGGCAAACTCGCCGTGTCCGCAGGCGGCCAAGAACTTCCCGACGCCCTAAACGATGTTGTTATCTCCACTGGAGAACCCGCCAAAATCCTTTATACCCAAATATGCAAAAACGGCAAACCCATCCTCAAATGCCAAGCCGACGGCTTAATCGTGGCAACCCAAACGGGCTCCACGGGCTATTCGCTATCTGCAGGCGGTCCCGTTCTTGACAGCGACGCAGATGCTTTCCTGTTGACGCCGATTTGCCCCTTATCCGTGTTTCATTCGTTGGTTTTCCCCACGGATTCCACAATAACCTTTGAGGTTATCATGCCTCGTGAAGTGCTGATTCTGATTGATGGTAACTTCCGAAAAATCATCAGCGCCGACCAACCCAAACTCAAAATCACCAAATCAAATAACGTCACCTCCTTTATTCGGTTTGAAACCGAATTCTATGATAGACTGCGAAACCGATTGCTCTTTAAGGGAACAGAATGA